The region AACAGACACACTGGAAGTCTGTGGATATGGATCGAAAGGTGGCCATACAGAGCACGCATCGGGCCATCGTCTGCTTGAGACGACTGACACAGGGGTTCGCTACTCGAGTCGGCCATCGAGAAACGAGGTTGTGTGTACACGCAGGCATGGGACAGCAGTGTCCTACCGACGGCAGTGTGGACTTACACGCTCGGAGGTGGTGACAAAAAAGCGTTGTTCACCGTAGATACCGATCCCAGTGCCGGAGTCTTCAGTACCCTAACGCATCCTTAGAGTCCGGACTGAATGGGTCGAAATCAAACCTCTCTCACTGGTACAACAGCGCACGGAAAACTGGAGAGAGTGCGTCCAAGAGGCTTCGCGTCCGAACTCGGGCATGAACAATGTGAACGATACCCGATTGAGGAGGCCAGGAATTGGCCCATCGACGCAGCGTATGCTACTGATTCTCGAGTAAGACGGTGGTTTCGACCGCGTAGCGAAGGTGCAGAGAGTGACACTCAGGGCTCGCGCTTGCCCGGAGTCGAAACTGACGGATAGCAGTCCGTCTCAGAGACCGGTCGGGATGTCAATGTACGTCGTCTCGAGGCCCCAACCAGTGACCAGATCCTGCAGCGAGCGCACGCCGAAGGTCTCAGTCGCGTAGTGACCAGCCAGTACGACGGTGATTCCGGCCTCTTGGGCGGCGTGGTAGACTTTCTGTTTGCCCTCACCCGTCACGAGCGCGTCGACACCCGCTTCCTTTGCCTCCTCGAGCCAGTCCGTGCCGCTGCCGGTGACGATGGCGATTTCCTCGAGTTCGTCGGGACCGAAGTCGAGGACGCGGACGTTCTCGCCGCCAGTGTCGAGGGTGTCCTCGAGGCGTTCACGCAGTTGCGTGGCAGTATAGCTGTCGGCGGCGACGCCGCGTTGGCCGATGTATTCGCCACCATGCTCGCCGAAGGGTGTGCGGTCCTCGAGATCGAGAACGTCTGCAACGCCTGCTGCGTTGCCCAGTTGCTGGTGCCCGTCGAGTGGGAGATGAGAGGCGTACAGCGCGAGGTCGTTCTCGAGCAGCGTGTCGACGTGGTCGTAGGTGCGGCCGGTGACGCGGTCGAAGCCGCCCCACGAGATGCCGTGGTGGACAACCAGCACGTCAGCGCCGGCGGCGGCCGCGCGCTCGAACGTCTCCTGTGCGCCGTCGACGGCGAACGCGACGTGCTCGACCGACCCCGTCTCGGGGCCGACCTGCAAGCCGTTTGCGCTCGCATCGATATCGGCGTAGTCGGCA is a window of Natronolimnobius sp. AArcel1 DNA encoding:
- a CDS encoding Nif3-like dinuclear metal center hexameric protein; this translates as MDLAEFTAQLNAELHHADYADIDASANGLQVGPETGSVEHVAFAVDGAQETFERAAAAGADVLVVHHGISWGGFDRVTGRTYDHVDTLLENDLALYASHLPLDGHQQLGNAAGVADVLDLEDRTPFGEHGGEYIGQRGVAADSYTATQLRERLEDTLDTGGENVRVLDFGPDELEEIAIVTGSGTDWLEEAKEAGVDALVTGEGKQKVYHAAQEAGITVVLAGHYATETFGVRSLQDLVTGWGLETTYIDIPTGL